From Methylobacterium radiodurans, a single genomic window includes:
- a CDS encoding aldose epimerase family protein, with the protein MVAESFGRTRHGEPVTRYTLARGPLRMQVIDYGAVVTRLEVPDRAGRLANVVLGLDGLDGYETVSPHLGAVAGRFANRIAGGRFDLDGRTYRLPVNEPPNTLHGGPAGFAHRIWHATAAEADRLVLARRSADGEMGFPGNLDVEVTYSLPEDGLVRIDYRAWTDRPTVLNLTNHSYFNLGGEGTGDVLGHAVSTAADAFLPIDPTGIPTGEIRGVAGTPLDFREATALGDRIRAGDPQIVRAKGYDHCFVLRGESGTLRPAATCEDPLSGRRLEVATTQPGLQLYTGNTLDGTLVGPAGRTYRSGDGVCFETQGFPDAPNRPDFPSCILRPGQTFAAATTWLFSAA; encoded by the coding sequence ATGGTGGCGGAGAGCTTCGGGCGGACCCGGCACGGAGAGCCCGTCACCCGGTACACGCTGGCGCGCGGCCCCCTGCGGATGCAGGTGATCGATTACGGCGCGGTCGTCACCCGGCTGGAGGTGCCGGACCGGGCCGGGCGCCTCGCCAACGTGGTGCTCGGGCTCGACGGGCTCGACGGCTACGAGACCGTGAGCCCGCATCTGGGAGCGGTGGCGGGCCGCTTCGCCAACCGGATCGCGGGAGGCCGCTTCGACCTCGACGGGCGCACCTACCGGCTACCCGTCAACGAGCCGCCCAACACCCTGCACGGCGGCCCCGCGGGCTTCGCCCACCGGATCTGGCACGCGACCGCGGCCGAGGCCGATCGGCTCGTCCTGGCGCGCCGCTCAGCGGACGGCGAGATGGGCTTTCCCGGCAACCTCGACGTGGAGGTGACCTACAGCCTGCCCGAGGACGGGCTGGTGCGCATCGACTACCGGGCCTGGACCGACCGCCCGACCGTGCTGAACCTGACGAACCACAGCTACTTCAATCTCGGCGGAGAAGGCACGGGCGACGTGCTCGGCCACGCGGTCTCGACCGCGGCCGACGCCTTCCTGCCGATCGACCCGACCGGCATCCCGACGGGGGAGATCCGCGGGGTCGCCGGCACGCCGCTCGATTTCCGCGAAGCCACCGCCCTCGGCGACCGGATCCGCGCGGGCGATCCGCAGATCGTGCGGGCCAAGGGCTACGACCACTGCTTCGTGCTGCGGGGCGAGTCCGGCACCCTGCGGCCGGCCGCGACCTGCGAGGATCCGCTGAGCGGGCGCCGGCTGGAGGTGGCGACGACGCAGCCGGGGCTGCAGCTCTACACCGGCAACACCCTCGACGGCACGCTGGTGGGGCCCGCGGGGCGGACCTACCGCTCCGGCGACGGGGTCTGCTTCGAGACGCAAGGGTTCCCGGACGCGCCGAACCGGCCGGACTTCCCCTCCTGCATCCTGCGGCCGGGGCAGACCTTCGCGGCCGCCACGACCTGGCTTTTCTCGGCCGCGTAG
- a CDS encoding prephenate dehydratase, with amino-acid sequence MNQTISYQGEPGANSHIIAAEAFPGWTYLPCPTFEDAFAAVTEGRAARAMIPIENSIAGRVADIHHLLPTAPLSIVAEHFLPIHFQLMALPGVALEELRSVHSHIHALGQCRRIIRRLGLAPVVAGDTAGAARQVAEAGDRTMAALAPAMAAGVYGLDILARDVEDEAHNTTRFVVFAPESEVVENAGGPFVTSFIFRVRNIPAALYKALGGFATNGVNMSKLESYMVEGQFTATQFYAEVDGHPDDPALARALDELDYFSRELKIVGTYPAHPFREAARPPAE; translated from the coding sequence ATGAACCAGACCATCTCCTACCAGGGCGAGCCCGGGGCCAACTCGCACATCATCGCGGCCGAGGCCTTCCCGGGCTGGACCTACCTGCCCTGCCCCACCTTCGAGGACGCCTTCGCGGCGGTGACCGAGGGGCGGGCCGCCCGCGCGATGATCCCGATCGAGAACTCGATCGCGGGGCGCGTCGCCGACATCCACCACCTGCTCCCGACCGCGCCGCTCAGCATCGTGGCCGAGCACTTCCTGCCGATCCACTTCCAGCTCATGGCCCTGCCCGGCGTGGCGCTGGAGGAACTCCGGAGCGTGCACAGCCACATCCACGCCCTCGGCCAGTGCCGGCGCATCATCCGGCGCCTGGGGCTCGCCCCCGTGGTGGCGGGCGACACGGCGGGCGCCGCGCGCCAGGTCGCCGAGGCCGGCGACCGCACGATGGCCGCGCTCGCGCCCGCCATGGCGGCGGGCGTCTACGGGCTCGACATCCTGGCCCGCGACGTCGAGGACGAGGCCCACAACACCACCCGCTTCGTGGTCTTCGCCCCCGAGTCCGAAGTCGTGGAGAACGCGGGCGGGCCCTTCGTCACGAGCTTCATCTTCCGGGTGCGCAACATCCCGGCCGCCCTCTACAAGGCACTCGGCGGCTTCGCGACCAACGGCGTCAACATGTCGAAGCTCGAGAGCTACATGGTCGAGGGCCAGTTCACCGCGACCCAGTTCTACGCCGAGGTCGACGGCCATCCGGACGATCCGGCGCTGGCCCGGGCGCTGGACGAGCTGGACTACTTCTCGCGCGAACTGAAGATCGTCGGCACCTACCCGGCCCACCCCTTCCGCGAGGCGGCGCGGCCGCCTGCCGAGTAG
- a CDS encoding 3-deoxy-manno-octulosonate cytidylyltransferase, with product MSDPLVLIPARLAATRLPNKPLADIAGEPMIVHVWRRAMEAGIGPVVVATDTDAIAQAVRGAGGLAVMTRADHPSGSDRLAEALEQVDPAGHHDVVVNVQGDLPTIDPAAIGAAVAPLADRTVDIATLCAEIERPEEVDDPNVVKLVGHRVGPRRLRALYFTRARAPWGPGPLFHHIGLYAYRRTVLARFMALPPGELETREKLEQLRALEAGMRIDAVIVDDLPLGVDTPADLERARAVMAGRRLN from the coding sequence GTGTCCGATCCCCTGGTCCTCATCCCCGCGCGGCTCGCCGCGACGCGCCTGCCGAACAAGCCGCTCGCCGACATCGCGGGCGAGCCGATGATCGTCCATGTCTGGCGTCGCGCGATGGAGGCCGGGATCGGCCCCGTAGTGGTGGCCACCGACACCGACGCGATCGCGCAAGCCGTGCGCGGAGCGGGCGGCCTCGCCGTGATGACCCGGGCCGACCACCCCTCCGGCTCCGACCGGCTCGCCGAGGCGCTGGAGCAGGTCGATCCGGCCGGCCACCACGATGTCGTGGTCAATGTGCAGGGCGACCTGCCGACGATCGACCCGGCCGCGATCGGCGCGGCGGTGGCCCCGCTCGCCGACCGCACGGTCGACATCGCCACGCTCTGCGCCGAGATCGAGAGGCCCGAGGAGGTGGACGACCCGAACGTGGTCAAGCTCGTCGGCCACCGGGTCGGCCCGCGGCGCCTGCGCGCGCTCTACTTCACCCGCGCCCGTGCGCCCTGGGGACCGGGCCCGCTCTTCCACCATATCGGCCTTTACGCCTATCGCCGCACCGTCCTCGCCCGCTTCATGGCGCTCCCGCCCGGCGAGCTGGAGACCCGCGAGAAGCTGGAGCAGCTGCGCGCGCTGGAGGCCGGCATGCGCATCGACGCGGTGATCGTCGACGACCTGCCGCTCGGCGTCGACACCCCCGCCGACCTCGAACGCGCCCGCGCCGTGATGGCCGGCCGCCGCCTCAACTGA
- a CDS encoding c-type cytochrome, with amino-acid sequence MDSFELNKVAGAVLGAVLFAVGSGFVAELIYHPKPAGKAGYDLPEPPPESGAPAEAAKVEPIAVRLASANVEKGQGGTKACQACHSFEKGGPNKVGPDLWEIVERAKGGHGGFEYSAGLKEKGGTWTYDDLDHFLASPKGFIKGTKMAFAGISSPQERANVIAYLRTLSDSPKPLPAADKAEAKPADTKAAEGGKPAEAKPADKPAETKPSASQPAAGKASEGKDSPAKPADTNTAEPVLEKAPGSPKPNTATPNRNEPERKPDPAAGGPSPSAPIEAAPATPPEPAAKEPPAKADPAAEDKGKTLREQGSTGGEAGK; translated from the coding sequence ATGGATTCGTTCGAGCTGAACAAGGTCGCCGGTGCGGTCTTGGGCGCCGTGTTGTTCGCAGTCGGATCCGGCTTCGTCGCAGAGCTGATCTACCACCCGAAACCGGCCGGCAAGGCGGGCTACGACCTGCCCGAGCCGCCACCCGAGAGCGGCGCGCCGGCCGAGGCCGCGAAGGTCGAGCCGATCGCCGTGCGGCTGGCCAGCGCCAACGTCGAGAAGGGCCAGGGCGGCACCAAGGCCTGCCAGGCCTGCCACAGCTTCGAGAAGGGCGGCCCCAACAAGGTCGGCCCCGACCTCTGGGAGATCGTCGAGCGCGCCAAGGGCGGCCATGGCGGCTTCGAGTACTCGGCCGGGCTGAAGGAGAAGGGCGGCACCTGGACCTACGACGACCTCGACCACTTCCTGGCGAGCCCGAAGGGCTTCATCAAGGGCACCAAGATGGCCTTCGCGGGCATTTCGTCGCCGCAGGAACGGGCGAACGTGATCGCCTACCTGCGCACGCTCTCCGACAGCCCGAAGCCGCTGCCCGCCGCCGACAAGGCCGAGGCCAAGCCGGCCGATACCAAGGCCGCCGAGGGTGGCAAGCCTGCCGAGGCGAAGCCGGCGGACAAGCCGGCCGAGACCAAGCCCAGCGCGAGCCAGCCCGCCGCCGGCAAGGCCTCCGAGGGCAAGGACAGCCCGGCCAAGCCCGCCGACACCAACACGGCCGAGCCCGTGCTGGAGAAGGCGCCCGGCAGCCCGAAGCCGAACACCGCGACGCCGAACCGCAACGAGCCCGAGCGCAAGCCCGATCCGGCCGCCGGCGGCCCGAGCCCGAGCGCCCCGATCGAGGCCGCCCCCGCGACCCCGCCGGAGCCCGCCGCCAAGGAGCCCCCGGCCAAGGCCGACCCGGCCGCCGAGGACAAGGGCAAGACCCTGCGGGAGCAGGGCTCGACCGGCGGCGAGGCCGGCAAGTAA